Genomic DNA from Taurinivorans muris:
GTCACGGGCGATAACGGATTCCATGCGGCTGATCGCTTCTTTCAGTTTGTTGATTTCGGAAATTTTGAGGTTCGGGTCTTTCATCATTTGATATAAAATGGCGCCGGTACATTCTGCCGTAATCGGCAAATCGGTGATGTTGGCGATGGTCACGTAAATATCTTGGGCATTGACGGCACGGTTCACCGCACCGGCTTTATTGTTTACGCCGTGTCCCCAAAATGCCGCGCCCTTATCGGAAACCACAACAACAAGGGTTCTGCGGTCAACGTTTTCAAGAATCACATCAATATTGCCGTCTTTTGTGTATACGCAAGCCTCTCCGGCTTCAAGCGCCTTTACAGCCTCATCGCAGCTTGCGATGCTTTTGCCGTAGCCTGCGACAAGGGTTTCCAAACCGTTTGCATCCGCTTGTGCGAAGGTTGCGCATTTTTTACCGAATTTACTGTCCGCGTCAAATGCCACAGCATTTGAGAAAATGATAATCGCTTTTTTTTCAGCCATGATATTTTTCCTTTTTTGATATTATACTAAGTTTGGATTTTCTAAGATTTGATAAATCGGACCGCCTTCGGCATCGGCAGGAACAGGATTTCCCGTCACATAGCAAAGGGTCGGAACAATATCTGCAAGCCAGCGCGGACGTTCGTAACGGAAGCCTTTTTTCACATTGGCGCCGTAGAACATGAGCAGGTTTTTAAGGCTGCCGCATCCTGATTCGCCGGTCGGGAAACCGTAGCCGTGTTCCGCCATATATTCGGGTTTCAAAGCGTAAACAACGTCACCTGCTTGCGCCCCGCCCATACCGAACACATGGGCGTCTTCTTTGCGTACCGCCAAAAGCACGGGACGTTCACCGGTTTCAGGGTGTTTGTAATCAAGCAGGGCGTCGATGATTTGGTCGCGCACTTTTTCGTAATCTTCAGCTTCCACAATGCCGCCGGGGTACTTGCCTTTCAGGTTCACGTAAACGAACATGTAGCGCTGCGGAACGGCGACTGATTTTGAAACGTCGAGAACATAGTCGAAACCTTCCGTTTCTTCGTAAATATCCCAATAGTTTTCTGATTTTTTCGGCTCGTAAGAACAAAGCCCGGCTTGTTTCAAGGCATGCGCCGTATTGAGAATCGGTCCGATGGGGGTTGCTCCGTGGTCGGAACAGATGCAGGTTATGCAGTCGTCACCGAAAGCGTCGAGCAGGCGGCCAAGCATCGTGTCTTCAATTTCGTAAATCTTCCGTTCGAGGGTGCGGGCGTTTTTGCGCTTTTCAGGGTCTTCGCTGTCAATTTCATGGAGGAAGCCGTGATAGAACCAGTCAATGGGGTGGGAATGCATATAGAACAAATCCCAGTCGGGGTTTTTCTTAAGCAGTCCGTCCACCACATTCCAAAGCCAATCGCTGTGGAATTGGACGAGTTCGCCGACGGTTTCAAGGTCGATGACCTTATGCATGTAAGCGACCAAGCCGATGTCGTTTGCCGTGATTTGCTTGGAAAGGTCGATACCGTCCATGGCGCCTGCCGGAGCCACCCAGCCGAGATGTCCGGCGATACCGGACACATACAGGAGGAAATCTTCCGCGTCTTCTGAAAGTTTCATCAATTTGCAGCGGAACGTGCCTGTTTCCATGCGTCCGTCTTCGGCGACTTTGAATTCATGATTGATAGGAGCGCTCCATTCACGGTTTTTAATGGTGCAAAACGCCTTGCCGTAATCGCGTTCCGGGCAAAGGGCGACGGTATCGTAGCCGTCACCGTTCATATCAAGCGCAAGAACATACCAGACTTGGTCTTCAAGAGGGTCCATGCAGTCACGGAATTTAATGGTTACTTCCATTTCCAGCGGATCGTCTTCGCTTTCGGGAAGATTCGCCCAGCCTTTCGCCCTGTCGAAGCTGCCTTGTGAGCCCATATGATAAAAATCCGTGGAGATGACACTTTCGGAAGCTAAAAATTCCTTGTGTTCGTTACCGACCAGCGGCCAGCGTTTTTCAATGGGAGAAATGCCTTGTCCCATGACCATGACGCCGTGCTGCATTTTGGAGGGCCAGGAAACGGGATAGTTTACGACAATGGATTTTTTGCCGGCTTTGTCCCATGCGTCCCAAATGGTTTCTGCGGTGAGAATATCGGAACCGAAAGCCTGGGTTGTTTTTTTATGTTCAAGGCTTTCGCCTTCCATATAGTAATAATAGTCTTCGATACCATGGGTGCGGGGATATGCTCCGGTGCAAATGGTCGCCCATGAGGGAGGCGTTACCGTCGGAAGGTTGAATCCTTCGGGAATATAGCTGCCTTGTTCCATCACACGGCGGAAGTTTTTCAGTCCGCCTTCTGCGAGCATCGCTTCAAGACGTTTGGGAATTAAACAGTCAAAACCGATAAGGGCCGCTTTTTTTGCTTTGCTTGCCATGATTGTCTCCTTTGATAAATTTGCCATAGCGTATGATAAATCTTTTGTTCTTTTTATATCAAGAAGTATGCCAAAGGCGTTTTGCCGTTGTTTTTAGGGAATAAACGGAGTTCATTTTTCTTTTTTCATGGTTTAAACGGTTTTTTGTGAAAATAATGTGATAAAAAACGACAAATATGTCGCGTATTGTCGAAATAAGAGGAGATTTTTCTGTTTTTGAAAACAAGTGCGCGTCATTTTTGACGTATTCTTTATGGATATTAATAAAAATAATGTGGATATGTTATTATAATTATATAATATAGCAGGTGAATTTTTGTAATTGAATGATTTGTCCGTATTTTAGAAATAAAATTGTAAGCGACATTTATGTCGTACTATGGAAATAAAAAAAGGCATTGCCTGTGCAACGCCTTTTCAATTTGAATGGCTCATGCCCGCTTAGTCGTCATATTCGGCTTCAAGTTTATAGGTCATGTGTATTCCCTCATGAACGGAACCGGTAACCAAGCAGCCGTTTTTCATAATTTTTTGGCAGCGTTCGAAAATGGAATCGTCTTCGCCGTCCATTGCGACTTTCACGTCTAAATTGATGCCGGTGACGCGTGCCTGCTTGTTTTCATTATGCCCCAAATCTATGTTCGCAATGCCTTCTATTTCCGTGAAGTTTGCCCCGCGGGCGGTCAGCGCGCTTCCCAAGGTTGCGATGTAGCAAGCTAAATTGGCGGCGGAAAGAAGGGATTTCGCAAGTCCTGCCCTTTGTTCTTCCGGGATTTTATCGTAATCGATGATGATGTTGTCTATTGCGGGAATGCCGAAATCAATGGTGTGAACGTTTCCTTTGCGTGAATACTTTACAATAGGTGCTGACATAAGATACTCCTTAACAATTTACAGTGCCTCAAAAAATTTATAGTGTTTTCATACGGTATGGTGTTTCTATAAATTTAGAGTATCTTATAGCAAAAACTGTTCCAAAGGAATTGGAGTGTCCTATGGCAAACTCATTCAAATTTCATTTTATTCCGAACTGCTTTATTTTTCTTTGCAGCGTTCTTAAATTCATGTCGAGGCATTCCGCGCACTTAGCCGTATTTCCTTGATTTTGGGACAGGGATTTCATAATGATTTGCCTTTCAAACTCTTCCGTTGCCTCTTTGAAAGAAAGCGTATTGGCGGTCAGATTCATTAAGAAACTGTCTTCTTCGGAAAAATGCAGGCTTTTGAGCGCGTCTTCGCCAAGAAACAGGTATTTATCCAAAAAATTATGCAGTTCCCGCACATTGCCGGGCCAATGATAGTTTTGCATGGCTAAACGGACTTTCAGCGGCAGCGTGATTTTAGCATTTTTGCGTTTGAAATAATTTTCAACCAAAAGGAATAAGTCATTTTCCCTTTCCCGCAGCGGGGGCAGATGAATTTCCAGCACATTAATCCGGTAAAAGAAATCCGAACGCATGTTTTTTTCCTGCACCATTTGGTTTAAATCCCTATGCGTCGCCGTGATCAGACGAAAATTGGAATTTTTGGGCGTGTTGCTTCCCAAAGGCGTATAGGTTCTGTTTTCCAGCGTGCGCAAAAGTTTCACCTGCAAATTGAGGGGGATTTCCCCTATTTCGTCTAAAAAGAGCGTGCCGTTGTCGGCGGCGGCGATGAAGCCTTGTTTATTGGCGTAAGCGCCGGAAAAAGAACCTTTCGTATGTCCGAAAAATTCACTTTCCATAAGCTGTTCGGGAATAGCCCCGCAGTTGACGGGAACATAATCGCCCTTTTTGCCGCTGTATTCATGAATGGCTTTTGCAACCAAGTCTTTTCCGCAGCCGGTTTCTCCCAGTATGATGACATTCATATCGTTTTCAGAAGCTTTCATAATGAGTTCATAAACATTTTGCATGGCTTTGCTTCTGCCGATAATGCGTCCCAGGCCGTTCGCCTGCTCTATCGAGGCTTTGAGCTGTTTATTTTCTTCCTGCAATTCCAGTTCATTGAATTTTTCTTCGGAAATATCCATGATTACTCCCTTGTAACCGATGATATTTCCTTGCTTGTCATAATCGCCCGCACCGATGTCCCAAACCCATTTCAAAAGCCCGCTCGCGAATTTTATGCGGTATTTCATTTCATAGGACTTATGCTCCCTCACTTGGTCATAGCTGTAATTATGGGTTCTTTTTACATCGTCCTCCGTCATTAAATGTTCAAGCACGTTTTTATTTTGTTTTATAAATTCGGCTGCGGAAATGCCCACAAGCTCCATGCAGCCCTTGCTCGCGTATTCCAAAATAAGGGAATAATCATACGGATTGTCCGTTTTTGAGGGAATGAATTTGCAATAATAAGCCAAACCCGGCAGAATATCGAAAATATTTTTTTCAAACTCGCTGAAATAATTGCCGTCTCTGTATTGTACCATAAAATTCCCGCCTTTTTTCCAGTATATAGAAGAAGAGTGTGTTAGTAAATAATAAAAAAAGCCGGTATCGAGCCGGCTTTCTTCTTTTTGGCGATTATGAACAAAATATTTTTTATCGGCAGTCTGTCACTTCGTCCAGTTTGTCGCCTTTGAGCATTTTTATCCATGCGTAGGCAAGGAGGATGACAGGAATGCAGATGAAAATACCCGCCAGCTTGCCAAGCATTTTTGCAACTTCAAGCCCGCCCATGGTAAGGGCTCCGAAAGCGAGCAAGCCTTGCAAAAGCGCCCACATGACCAAATTGTATTTGTTGGGATCGTCGTTGACTCCGATTCGTTTGGTTGCTGTTGCCGCCATGATGTAACAGCTTGAATTGATGCTTGTTGCCAGGAAAATGGTTGAAACCATCGCATACACGATAAAAACCACGGTGCTGAAAGGCAGCGTGTCAAAAACTTCCGCCATGAGGGCGGCGCCGCCTTGCTTCACCAAAATACCCGTAACGTCAATGATGTTGTTGTGTGACAGGTATAAGGTGTAGGAGCCAAGCACGCCATGCATGCAGTAACCGCCAAGAACCGCGAAGAACAAACCGCAGCCTACGATTTCCCTGACCGTTCTTCCGCGGGAGATCCTTGCAATGAATAAGCCCATGAAAGGTCCGTAGCCCAGCCAGTTCATGGCATAGAACATTGTCCAGTCCTGGGGCACGGTTTGGTCGGTGAACGGGTCCGTCCAAAGGATATAGGTAAGGAAGTTGTTGGCTGTTCTGCCCACGGCGTTGGTGAACGTATCGAACAATGTGGCTGTCGGACCGCACAAGAAAACATAAATGAGCAAAGCAAACGCCAAAAGCACGTTGAGGTCGCTTACTGTTTTAATTCCTTTTTTCAAACCGAAATAAACGCTGACGGCGGAAATGGCGATAGTCGTGAGTAAGATTTTGCCTTGCAGGGCGAGGGAAGGTTCAAAGCCTGTCACTTTGCAGATGGTCGCTTCCACGGTCGGCAGGGAAAGGCACATGGTCATTGTCGTACAGAACATCAGACCCAAAATGAAGCAGCAGTCCAAAAATCTGCCTAGGAATTTGTCTTTGCGTTCGCCGATGACAATTTCAGAAGCCGCGCTCACACGCAAAAGAGGCTGTCTTCTGATGTGGAACATATAGCAGATAGGCAAGGCGCAGATGAAATAAGAGCTCCATGCTGTGGGGCCCCAGTTTAAAAGAAGGAAACTTAGGCTGAGGTTGTACGCCTCCACGCTTTCGGGCGCCGCATTCATAGGGGGCGTCACCAAATACCATGAGGGTTCGACAATAGCCCAGAACATGCATGCCCCTGCAACGCCGGAGGTGAAAATCATGGCAGCCCAGGAACCAAGAGGAAATTCGGGTTTTTCGTCAGGGTCGCCAAATTTTATGTCGCCGTATTTGCTTATGGCGAAATAAATGAGCATGAAAACAAAAATCGTCACAAGCCATAAAAACGAACTGCCCAATGCCTTGTTCAGCGGGTTCACAATGCCTTTTAAAAAGGCTTCCATTTCCGCGCTGAAAAAGATTGCAGGCAAGCTGACAAGCAATAAAACAAGAACAACCGGCAAGGCAATTGATTTTTCAACGCATAAATCATTTTCATCCAATGGTCTGCAAGTGAAATCGTCGTCTTTTGCCATGGGAACCTCCAATGTGCATATGTTTTTTGCTCTAAAAATCACAAAACATGCCATTACGAATAAAAAGTATTATATTGGCATATTAGGATAAATAGGATTGGAAAAACGCGTATTGCTTTGTCCATTAATGCGACATTTGTGTCGTTCAATTCTTTTTGAGAGAAATAATTAGTTTTTTATGACGACAACTTTGACATTTTTTTGAATTTTACTTTTAGAATGACAAAGAAAATTTCATTTATTTCCAGGTGATTAGGTTTTTGAAAGCGGGAAACGTTTTTTATGACAAATATGTCGTCAATGAAAAGATTTTATCGTTCTTTTTGGAACAAAGTCCTTTCATTATTCCGATATATATAATGAATACAGCGGAAATTCGGACTTTTCGGGGGGTTTTCGCTTGGCATAATTTTTGCTTTTTTTTATGGCAAATATTTGCAGAGGTGCTTATGGGGTCAGAAATACTCACTCAAACAAATTTTGTCAAAACAGCGGAAAGGGCGGCGGAACTGCGTGAAAAAAAAGATTTGCTCTTTGCCAAAAAAGGTTTGGTTCTTGGCATAATCGGCGGTATCACGTGGGCGGTATCAAGCGTTTTTCTTTTGGGCATGGGGGTTAAAAGCGGTGCCTTCGCACAGCCTGAATATTGGCTTGTCGCTCCTTTTGCGGCTGCGGGTATTCATGATTTTTGCGGCGCAGTCACATCTTTGGCAGTCAATGCTTACAGAGGGCAATTGAAAGAAATTCCCCGAACCATTAAAAATAAAGCCGGCAGGCTTTGCATGCTCGGCGGATTTTTGGGCGCGCCTTTCGGAATGGGAGGGTATTTGATGGCTGTTTCCTTAACCGATCCGGCGTATGTTTTGCCGATAACTTCCCTGTACCCCGCTTTTGCGGCTATTTTGGCAATGGTCTTTTTAAAGGAAAAAATCATCGGAAGAGCATGGATCGGTTTGCTCGGCTGTATTTTGGGCGTGTTCATCATCAGTTTTGTCGCGCCTTCCGGCGGCGGGTCCGAATATTTTTATTTAGGTTTGCTTTTCGCCGTTGTCGCCGCCTGCGGCTGGGCCTGCGAGGGCGTTGTGGTGACCTCCGGAATGGATTTTGTCGAACCCGGCATTGCATTGAACATTTATCAAATGACTTCCGCATGCATTTACTGGTTCATTCTTATTCCGCTTGCCTGCCATTTCACGCTGCCTGCGGATATGGGTTATTTTTCAGCTATCCAAGGTTTTTTAACCAGTGACAAACTATACCTTGTCATGCTTGCGGGGATTGTGGGGGCTTGTTCCTATATGTGCTGGTATAAGGCGATGAATACGACAGGGGTAAGCCGTGCCATGGCTTTGAACATCACCTATGCACTATGGGGCGTGGTTTTGAGTGCTGTTTTCCTGGATACGGAGATTACCGTAAATCTTGTCATCGGTGCTGTCGTGATTTTCTCTGGCATGGTTCTTGTTATCGGAAATCCTAAAGACATTGTCAATTTGCGGCAAGTGGGCTAGCTTCGGGCAAACGGGGAGAAATTATGAAACATCCGATCAGATTGGAAATTTGTAAATTGTTGGATATGCATGCTTCGCTCACAACACGGGAAATTCAGGATTTGCTCTTGCAGTCCCACCCCGGTGAAAAGCAGGTTTATGCCGCCGATGAACATGTTTTGTCTTTGCGTGCTGTCGGCATTGCGGAGCTTGTGGAAGAATGGGTTGAGGACGCCGGCGAGGGGGAAATGCTGATGCAGCGCTGGCGGCTGACTAAATTCGGCAGGGAAAAATACCGAAAATATTGGTAACAGGTTAATTTTCCGATATATGGCATGAAAAAGGAGCGTATGCTCTTTTTTTTATCCCTTGCAATCAGGTCACGTTAAAAGGTGACGAGGAAGAGGAGGAAGAAGACTTTTTTCTATCCCTTTTTATCAGGTCATAGTATGGTTTGTATCTAGTACCCTGCTGACATGTCAAGGAAAACAGGTAAGATTTTATTAAAAAAATGTTTTCTTGGGGAATATTGTTTGGTGCCGAATTGTTAAAATAAAAGCCGCCGTTTTGTATGCGGCGGTTTTCATTATTTTATTTGAATATGCAGGCATGTAAATTATTGTATGTTGTCGGAATTGTCCGCGCTTGCCATTGTGTAATTCGTATTCGGTATTTTCACCTTTTGTCCGATGGATAAGCTGTTGCCAGCAAGATTGTTGTAAGCGACAATCGCATCAACCGTGACATTGTAATTTTTGCTTATGCTGTAAAGGGTGTCGCCTTTTTTTACGATATGGACAATGGGTTTTGCCGCGGCGAGCTGTGTTTTGGACGGTATGGTGATTGTTTGTCCTATGGAAATGCTCGTGCTGAGGTTTTTGTTATGTGTCTGCAGTTCCGCGACACTGAGCCCGTGTGATTTTGCGATGGAATAAAGGGTATCGCCTTGTTTTACCGTATAGGTTTTCTTTTTTGCGAGATTTTGCCGCGGAGCTTCTTTGCTGTTGCTTGCAATATAATTTTCATGGGCTTTAACAAGAATGCTTTGCCCGATCGCCAAGTTTTGGGGAGACAATCCGTTGTTCATTTCCTGAAGTTCGGCAACGGTCAAACCGTGTTTTTGGGCGACGGAATAAAGGGTGTCTCCTTTTTGGATTGTGTAGCGGCTTTTTGAACGTTTTGCGGAGGAAGCGGGAGCCATTTCCTGCTTTTTGGACGCCGTTTGCTGAATTTGTTTGGTTTTATTCGCCGCAATGAGGTTTTGAACGGGTTTTTGTTCTTTGACTTTGAAATGTTGTTTGGTTCCGGGGATACGAATTTGCTGTCCGAGAGCGAGTTTGGTAACGTCTTTGATTTGCGGGTTCGCTTTTTGCAGTTCCGCAAGGGCAAGTCCGTGGTTATTGGCGATTTTGCCGAACGTGTCGCCTGATTTTACCGTGTAATTGAGATCTCTTTCAGGACGGGTTCCGAGGCTTGAGGATTTATTCGCATTTTTATCCGCTATGTAGGTGTTGTGTCCGGGAAGCCTCAAATGCTGTCCTATGCGCAAAGGTTCGCTGACGGCGTTGGCTTGGCGCAAAACGTGCACGGGCACACCTGTTTTTTTGCTGATACCGGAAAGGGTGTCCCCTTTTTTAATGGTGTATGTGGACCAGCCGGCGAGCATTTCCATGCGGCTTACTTCCAAACCTCTCGCCTGCAGGCTTGCCGGCACGTAAAAAACGGTATCGGCGTTGAGAGGGGTTACAGTTTGCAAAAAGGCGGGGTTATAGTCGCGGAAGTGTTGCCATGACATGTCCATTTCACGGGCAATGGCTTTCAAATCGGAACCGCGCTGCGCTTTTATGGCGATAGCCTGTTCTTTGATGACATTGTGCCCTTTGCCGAGTTCATTCTCTTTTGGCTCAAAACCTAAGGAGTCGAAGCTGCGGATAATTTTTGCCATGGCGATAAAGCGGGGCACGTAATCCGCCGTTTCTTTCTTGATTTTAATTTTTGAATTTTTTATGGTTTCGTTGGCATCCATAAGGTCGAAGAAATTATCCGTGCCTGTTTCCGTCAAAGCGCGTCTGATTTTTCCCGGTCCTGCGTTGTAGGCTGCCAAAGCCAAGTGCCAGTCATTAAATTCATTATACATTTCTTGGAGATAATCGGCTGCTGCATAGGTCGCCTTATATGGGTCGAGGCGTTCATCTATCCACCAGTTGATGGTTAGTCCGCAGTGCCGGGCTGTCGGCGCCATGAACTGCCACATGCCGAGGGCGTTGGCGGAAGAACGGGCGAAAGGATGATAGCCGCTTTCCACAAAAGCGAGGTATGCCAATTCTTCAGGCATATTTTTCTCACGGAAGACTTTTTTGGTGAAATCAAGATAGGGCATGGCTCTGTACATGAACCGCTCGATAGTCACGCGTCCGCGGGGATTTTTTATATAATGCTTGTATTCTTTTTCAACGCATTTCAATTGTTCCGCCGTAATATTCCTGTCGATTTCACTCACGGAGAGGAACGCTTTCTTTTCAGCTTCGAGAAGAGGACCGGTTTCTTCGTCAACGCTCAGTATGTAGTTTTCATACAGGGAATCATCGGTGGAAACATAATTGTCCTCTGGCTGATAATTTTTTGTTCCGCAGGCGGTAAGGGACAGGCAGACGGCGGCAGGCAGGATTAAATGCCTCAGTTTGGATATTGAAAAAGAACGCACAACACTCTCCTTAAAATAAGCTGTAAAAATACTTGTATTAATATTTTATTTCAGTATGCTTTGCAAAGCTTTCATTTTTTCAGCAAGGAACACTCAATGCAAGAAAAAAAATATACACCGTATGGCAATCAGAAACAAGAAAATTTAATCAAAAAAAATAAAAAAAATTCTCAACATATTTTATCGGGTTACAAGCCGGTCATGGAAGTGCTTGAAAAAGAACCTAATAAAATAGACCACTTATATTTGCGCAAAGGAAGGAATATTAAAGAAAGCAGCCGCATTCTTTCCCTTTGCAAAGAACACTCCATACGGCATACCGTTGTCGGCGACGATGTTTTGCACCGTCTTTGCGATAACGTGAATCATC
This window encodes:
- a CDS encoding LysM peptidoglycan-binding domain-containing protein, which gives rise to MRSFSISKLRHLILPAAVCLSLTACGTKNYQPEDNYVSTDDSLYENYILSVDEETGPLLEAEKKAFLSVSEIDRNITAEQLKCVEKEYKHYIKNPRGRVTIERFMYRAMPYLDFTKKVFREKNMPEELAYLAFVESGYHPFARSSANALGMWQFMAPTARHCGLTINWWIDERLDPYKATYAAADYLQEMYNEFNDWHLALAAYNAGPGKIRRALTETGTDNFFDLMDANETIKNSKIKIKKETADYVPRFIAMAKIIRSFDSLGFEPKENELGKGHNVIKEQAIAIKAQRGSDLKAIAREMDMSWQHFRDYNPAFLQTVTPLNADTVFYVPASLQARGLEVSRMEMLAGWSTYTIKKGDTLSGISKKTGVPVHVLRQANAVSEPLRIGQHLRLPGHNTYIADKNANKSSSLGTRPERDLNYTVKSGDTFGKIANNHGLALAELQKANPQIKDVTKLALGQQIRIPGTKQHFKVKEQKPVQNLIAANKTKQIQQTASKKQEMAPASSAKRSKSRYTIQKGDTLYSVAQKHGLTVAELQEMNNGLSPQNLAIGQSILVKAHENYIASNSKEAPRQNLAKKKTYTVKQGDTLYSIAKSHGLSVAELQTHNKNLSTSISIGQTITIPSKTQLAAAKPIVHIVKKGDTLYSISKNYNVTVDAIVAYNNLAGNSLSIGQKVKIPNTNYTMASADNSDNIQ
- a CDS encoding sigma-54 interaction domain-containing protein, which encodes MVQYRDGNYFSEFEKNIFDILPGLAYYCKFIPSKTDNPYDYSLILEYASKGCMELVGISAAEFIKQNKNVLEHLMTEDDVKRTHNYSYDQVREHKSYEMKYRIKFASGLLKWVWDIGAGDYDKQGNIIGYKGVIMDISEEKFNELELQEENKQLKASIEQANGLGRIIGRSKAMQNVYELIMKASENDMNVIILGETGCGKDLVAKAIHEYSGKKGDYVPVNCGAIPEQLMESEFFGHTKGSFSGAYANKQGFIAAADNGTLFLDEIGEIPLNLQVKLLRTLENRTYTPLGSNTPKNSNFRLITATHRDLNQMVQEKNMRSDFFYRINVLEIHLPPLRERENDLFLLVENYFKRKNAKITLPLKVRLAMQNYHWPGNVRELHNFLDKYLFLGEDALKSLHFSEEDSFLMNLTANTLSFKEATEEFERQIIMKSLSQNQGNTAKCAECLDMNLRTLQRKIKQFGIK
- a CDS encoding DMT family transporter; amino-acid sequence: MGSEILTQTNFVKTAERAAELREKKDLLFAKKGLVLGIIGGITWAVSSVFLLGMGVKSGAFAQPEYWLVAPFAAAGIHDFCGAVTSLAVNAYRGQLKEIPRTIKNKAGRLCMLGGFLGAPFGMGGYLMAVSLTDPAYVLPITSLYPAFAAILAMVFLKEKIIGRAWIGLLGCILGVFIISFVAPSGGGSEYFYLGLLFAVVAACGWACEGVVVTSGMDFVEPGIALNIYQMTSACIYWFILIPLACHFTLPADMGYFSAIQGFLTSDKLYLVMLAGIVGACSYMCWYKAMNTTGVSRAMALNITYALWGVVLSAVFLDTEITVNLVIGAVVIFSGMVLVIGNPKDIVNLRQVG
- a CDS encoding OsmC family protein; protein product: MSAPIVKYSRKGNVHTIDFGIPAIDNIIIDYDKIPEEQRAGLAKSLLSAANLACYIATLGSALTARGANFTEIEGIANIDLGHNENKQARVTGINLDVKVAMDGEDDSIFERCQKIMKNGCLVTGSVHEGIHMTYKLEAEYDD
- a CDS encoding BCCT family transporter — its product is MAKDDDFTCRPLDENDLCVEKSIALPVVLVLLLVSLPAIFFSAEMEAFLKGIVNPLNKALGSSFLWLVTIFVFMLIYFAISKYGDIKFGDPDEKPEFPLGSWAAMIFTSGVAGACMFWAIVEPSWYLVTPPMNAAPESVEAYNLSLSFLLLNWGPTAWSSYFICALPICYMFHIRRQPLLRVSAASEIVIGERKDKFLGRFLDCCFILGLMFCTTMTMCLSLPTVEATICKVTGFEPSLALQGKILLTTIAISAVSVYFGLKKGIKTVSDLNVLLAFALLIYVFLCGPTATLFDTFTNAVGRTANNFLTYILWTDPFTDQTVPQDWTMFYAMNWLGYGPFMGLFIARISRGRTVREIVGCGLFFAVLGGYCMHGVLGSYTLYLSHNNIIDVTGILVKQGGAALMAEVFDTLPFSTVVFIVYAMVSTIFLATSINSSCYIMAATATKRIGVNDDPNKYNLVMWALLQGLLAFGALTMGGLEVAKMLGKLAGIFICIPVILLAYAWIKMLKGDKLDEVTDCR
- a CDS encoding alkaline phosphatase family protein, coding for MASKAKKAALIGFDCLIPKRLEAMLAEGGLKNFRRVMEQGSYIPEGFNLPTVTPPSWATICTGAYPRTHGIEDYYYYMEGESLEHKKTTQAFGSDILTAETIWDAWDKAGKKSIVVNYPVSWPSKMQHGVMVMGQGISPIEKRWPLVGNEHKEFLASESVISTDFYHMGSQGSFDRAKGWANLPESEDDPLEMEVTIKFRDCMDPLEDQVWYVLALDMNGDGYDTVALCPERDYGKAFCTIKNREWSAPINHEFKVAEDGRMETGTFRCKLMKLSEDAEDFLLYVSGIAGHLGWVAPAGAMDGIDLSKQITANDIGLVAYMHKVIDLETVGELVQFHSDWLWNVVDGLLKKNPDWDLFYMHSHPIDWFYHGFLHEIDSEDPEKRKNARTLERKIYEIEDTMLGRLLDAFGDDCITCICSDHGATPIGPILNTAHALKQAGLCSYEPKKSENYWDIYEETEGFDYVLDVSKSVAVPQRYMFVYVNLKGKYPGGIVEAEDYEKVRDQIIDALLDYKHPETGERPVLLAVRKEDAHVFGMGGAQAGDVVYALKPEYMAEHGYGFPTGESGCGSLKNLLMFYGANVKKGFRYERPRWLADIVPTLCYVTGNPVPADAEGGPIYQILENPNLV